The following is a genomic window from Manihot esculenta cultivar AM560-2 chromosome 9, M.esculenta_v8, whole genome shotgun sequence.
TGGGAAGAACAGTAATTTAATTAGCTTGTTTAATAAGTAAGCTTGAAAGCTGATTCTTTGCCAGAATGGTTCCAGGAACAACAGTAATTCTTAGGGTTGTGTGTTCGGCTGCTCTTCAGAATCTGCAACGTACCACTTGTTAATCCGGTTACGAGCAAGAGATACCTGTAAGAAGGAATTTGTTCAATTCATAAATTACAGATTAAGTTTTTGCTTTCAGACAACAATAAATAAACAAAGGAAGCAGCAGCTAAGAGGCATCCTAAATACCTGTTTTTCCCAGTCAGTTTTGCAAGTGACTATAATTAGAATAATGGTTTGTACAAATGTTCCAAACAACATCCCAATCCAAACACCCTGTGATTAGATTTTGGAgaaattaagaaaaagaaacatGTGGGTATGAAAAACGAGAAGAAAGAATATAGAAGCTCACTTTAACTTGCAGATGTATAACATAACCAAGCACAACTCCAACTGGGATCCCAACTAGGTAGTAGCAGGCTATGTTAACATATGCTACAATGCTCTGCCATCCAGCTCCCACGGCAACTCCTGCAAACATTTGCATTAACATTCATGTCAACACCAACTCTtggaaaattttcaatttcaatcatGGGCGTCAAGGAGAATGTTAACGACCTGAGAGGACTGGCTGTATACTGTTCATAAGTATGGAGAAGGCCAGGAGAGGAGAGAGATCTGAGACTGCATCAGCAACCTTAGGATTTTCTGTAAATAGGTAAGCTAGCTTTCCTCTGAGGGACAGAAATACCAGGAAGAGAATGAAGCCAATAATGAATGATGTGAGAACTGTTACAACTATGGAGAACTTAGCATCTTTTGAGCTTCCTCGTCCTAGCTCATTTGAGACACGAACACTGGTGTTTTTCAATCAAAACATTGAACGCAAAACAAATCAGATGTCTAGTGTATTGTGTATTAATTGATTATCTCACTTTGAATTGCATTACCTCGCAGCAGCCAAGAAACCAAACGATATCATCATCTCCCACCCATTGATGTTTAGGCTGCGAAGAAGAAAAACACAATAAATAACTTATCCGACTTATAAAAATGTGAAGAAAAAAGGgtaaaggaaaataaattacCAGATAGCAAGAGCATCAATGGAGACTTCAGCATTTTTCATGTTTCCAGTTAAAAGAATCAGAACTGTGCTGTACCAAAGCTCAAGGCTGTgaagaaaaagataaatttaatttgagacCTCAGCCAAATCGGTTTCATCAGCTAATGAGTTGAAATTCTTACCAAAGCATGGCACCAGAAGACAAAGAAAGCTTGATAATAGGAAAGAGATCCTTGAAAGCTAAGAACGAGAACCCTTTCCATGTTTCAGGACAACCTCCACAAGTAACAAAAGCAAGCTGTCCAATATTTGGAATCCAATAGGCCAAAATCGTAGATGCCATAGCTCCTGGGATTCCAAACTTGTATTTGACAGTGAGTAGCCATGAAAGGAGGATGTGAATCGAAAGAGAAAAAGCTGCCAGGTATGCAATAATCATGTTCTTGCTCTGTGCTTGAAGGTACATTTGGCAGGTAAAAGATGGAATAAAAGAGAACATTACAGGAATTAGCCATAGAGAAATATTTCCTGCAACTTCCACAATACTTTCGTCTTGGCCTAAAGCCCTCAAAATATAAGTGGTGAAGATGAACAAAGGAAGAAGGCAGATTGCACACATTGTTAAAACAATCCATGATCTTTGGAGATAAATTCCAAGCATATGATATTGTTTGGCACCATAAGATTGCCCGCATAGAGTTTCCAAGGCACTAGCCATACCCAGCTGCACATCCAAACAGCAAGAGCTCTCAGCACACTAAAGATTTAAAAAgaacagaagaaaaagaaatggtGCAGTATATACCAGGATTCCATTAGCGAACCTCAAAAGAACTGTGACGACAAGGGAATAACCAGCAAGTTCTGTGGAGCCAATGTGGCCAACAAAAGCTTGACTGATTACACTAATCCCAAAGGTAGAAAATCTTGTGAAAATAGCAGGGCCTGCAACAATCCACATCTTCTTGGTTTCTGTCCATAGCTTGTCCTTGAATGGTACTTCATCGTGTTCAGGTTTCTCTGCTTCTATCAGAAGTTTTTGTTTGATTTCTTCTTCCATTTCCTCCCCAATCCCCGCTACTATCTCCCTGCTTTAGTGGCCAATACAGGGCAATGGAGTAGTTAATGCAAGGTACAGAGTTCTTAGAAACTCAAGAGAAGAATTCCATTACGGAACACTGTCTGTATGTcgatatatatgaaaatttctTCCTCTGAATAAGAAACGTATACCCGGTCTAAAGATCTAAATAATTGCACTCCACTTAGAAAATTTAACTTTGTTTGAagttatttagtattttaatatttattcaataataaatttagatgaaaatataaattttaatttttttaatttttatataataatttttagataaaatataaaaatttttaaatttagttaaatgtatttattatcAGATGAAATATGTGAgtgtatataattatttttttaataataattacattGATAATACCCTTTAATTATAATGAATGTTATATAAattctattataattaataattaacatTTAAACATTATAATGGTTCAATtgcataatttttttctcatttactCCTCTAACGATGGAGTCATAATTACTTTGCTTTGGTTTTGTCTCTTTCATTCTTGGTTTATTCAATAGTGAAGGTACTAAACTGCAAATAAGCTATTTATGATCGAGACATCCAAAAGGAGAATAAGAAGTCATTCCATATCTTTATTCAGTTTAAATGAATTActtttaaaaagtttttttaaaaaataatttaattgaattagaagaaataatttattttttaattaattttctaaaattttttatacaatcatttaatttagttaggaggaaaaataatttatacttatTCTCACAGTTTTTTCAACTTTTATTAATGGCAGACATAaacctaaaataaaaatattatttatgaacaatttgtttaaaaaaaaaaaattcaatcaaagTTGTAAAGGGAGACATACATACCCCAGCGAGATTGGCTTCATAACTTTATGCAAATAATTTAATAGCCTTCTCCAAACACATTGATGCCCTAATTAATGAATGttacattaaaatttatagagatttataatttaatttttaaatatttttattattaataaattagtttctgtatttttaaaaattgattaaaatatttttttttatcaacgaaataattttttaatcatctttttcattcaaaatacataaaaaatagaaaaaatttttaaaatttaattttgttctcaaataaaatttctatttaGTTATTAGATATTGCTACTATTAATAATACTATTAATATATCATTGTTTTTtgttatatctattaaaacattcttatcatttatttctgttaataaaataattttttcttccaataaattaaaaaagaagtaAAATATGATGATggtaaaggagaaaaaaaaagaaaaaataaagaaaatgacgATGACGATGAAAGAgaataataagaaaaagaagaaaaaaaaagaaggcgaaggagaaaaaaaaaagacaatgaCGATGACGACGATgaagaagaataataataagaaaaagaaaaatattctcgttcttaaagaaaaaaataaaaagaataatcaactaagaagaagaaaaagaagcagatgaaaaataattaataatgaaaaaaaaaagaaaaaggaggagaagggagaaaataaatgagataatttcatattttattatatttttaatggtagaaatagatgaaaaaattattttgttgaaggaaaaaaaagataaagatattttaataaatttttaaaaatatagagactgatttgttaataattgtaatatttagggattaaattataaatctctctaaaatttaatttatatttaatttaaattacttatttattaaaaaataaatttatcaaaaagTAACTAATTAAATGAGAGTAataattttcttctcttttattaaaaaaatactttcaattttctaataaattaataaaaataatattttttaaaaacttaaaattttctaattaaattatcgcagataaataaaattttactatatttaGCTTTCATCTTGAAAAGCCACCATGCAAATTTGCGTTTATTTTTTAGTGGTGAACTGCTTTTCCAATAGTTTAGATCATAAATAAAACCATGACTCAAAGAAGAAAGGAAATTCCAAATTTGACTTTTCAATAAATTCAgacataattaaataaataaattgaatatacttatttaaaaataattaaatttaaatttaaattaatatttacacCCACACATCTAATTTGATAGTAAtgcatctaaataaatttaagagagatCTCGAATTCTACTTTCCTAATCTCTAATTTTCATttcagaaaatttaaaaaaatggtattaataataatagtgcTTTTTTTGTCTCATtcaaattttaatgataaaaattttagaccgtatcttaatttattaaaaaaattcaaatcaagtcataaaatctttaattaagTTATTCATAAATTTTGACATTTTGtgaattttacttaaaattgtCAGTTTTAAATTGAGTTCTATTTCATATATTATGTtataaaaggaaagaaatatgaaaaatattgtaaCTAAGGTAAGataattatttatcaaaaaaaaaaaaaggtaagctAAGTTTATTGAGATTATTTTCCAACTAAGCCGTGAACGTATTTAGCAAGTTAATAGTTTATAattagttaatatttttaattttgttgaactcatttttatcattttaaatttattttataaaatcttttaaaagttaaaatatatcattatttCACATAGATGAAAATCAAACTCGtgtcattaaaaaattatttactttaattaaatacaaattatttttataagataTTTGATAAATTGAAAGTGAAAGACACTTTATTAAATACATGTCAAGTGAATTAGGtttaatatattgaaaattataagttaataaaacaataaaaattacaCTTATATACATCtcgaagattaaaaaaaaaaaacttagcatcaaaattttaagttggtaataaattaaaattttcttataataattacaaaaattaaagaTTTCGTAATTAAGatttcatatattaattaattatttaattagattatgTTAACGAATTAAACTGTTTGTGAATTATTCGAGATTCGGCTCAATAAAAACTCGATCGGGTTCGACTTGTTTTCTAAACGAACCAAATTCGAACTCactttttaaatttgtttagTAAATAAGCGGAATTTGAGCTTATCAGTATTCGGTTTgtttaaatttaagaatttggTTCATTTTCAAGTTTATGAATAAATTTGTGAATTGTCTCGTAAATAGTGCTTGCGAACAAACTCGTAAAGAGGCTCATTCGTGAATAAACTTGTGAGCCGACTTTTTCGCCAACACCAATCTCACATCGAAAATGGAAGGGATATAGAAAATTATGATTTCTCTCTAAAATAACAatctttcaataatttttttattgattttgaatttgagagatttcatttaaataaaaaaataatttaaaagttttttaatgatttataatttaaattttatttataatttaaataaatttaatttatgttgagtttatttataatataattgagtttaaatttaaatctaaatgagtttttgaaattttttaatgaagtttGAATTGATTTGttaatgtgataaataaatttattatgaatcGAGTTTGAACATATTTTGAGttttatacttattttataaattttgttcaaatttataaatgaaattcgagttggaattgagttttgttcgaatcaagtttttaaatttatttttttaatcgagtctaaacttatcaaaattaagtttggttcggtttgattaTGATCATAAATTATGCTATGATATTAATCCTAATTTTCTTTCATATTTTTCATGAAGTAAACATATAGTAAGCACTAAATTTTTGTGTtaacttatattttatatagttattgtttttctgttttaatcatattaaaaattattataatattaaattatgtgAATAAcagatttataattaaattatatattataaaattatggaTAGATTATagattatattttacttttcttttaaatttgatatattataattctcaaaaaataaaatagagttaaatttttattagttttattttattttattttatgtttcatTACATTTTCAAATTATTTCCAGTTTCATAAAATCAaagtaactttttttttttaaaaaattcattttaatcaatttttttatacaaatgaatttaaaagatttttttttatattacatattaaaatcattattttagattttaagttttataggaaaataataatttaagtaCAAAAAcattaagaattttaaatttatgtaaaattttataaataatttaaacaataaaaattcacaataaattaatattaccatttaattaaatttagtatttatcataataaaaataaagaccataaaattataattaaaatacattgAGTTTTATTATAAATTCTTTGAACAAATTAATCCATTTTTATAGAAGTCGCGTTTTTAATCAATTTCATActctttcagtttttttttataattctttgaaattGAAGCTTAATATAAACAAAACTaacaactttcaattttatatacttttaaactcaattaaaataataaaattataattataattataattaactagaaaaattgtgaatattttttataattttattattttcctttccattttcatatatattaccTAGCGAATAAGTTATTAgtatctattttaatttaattaattttgatgcgatttaaattgaatttaaaaaaataataaaattaattaattaatataataaaattttgatatttttttgctgaagtaaaaaattaaattaaaagtacacactaaaaaaaaagaagaaatattGACATCCCTAGCTAGAAAGGTTAGGTATGCAAGGATATTAAGctagtgaaaaaaataaaatagaagtcaaaagaaaaagaaaagagaagaagaagacagACACAGATTTCATTAGTCTTTCGCAGAATAGTGGATGCAGCAGAAAAAGCTAAACGAATATAATTAGAGAAAATTGAATTGTAAGGATAAGAAAAGAGAGAATCGTTTTATATCATTGTGGCAAATTTATGGACACAGCTTCTGCCTTCACTGTCATTATTACTCATTTAATGACTACTATCCAattattcattcattctctcTCCTCTTTTCCAACTTGCCACCTgtcaaaatcataaattaattattcattgctgtttattataattatttattgtgTGTCTCCgtcattcttttttattaagtAAAATGTAGCCGTAATGTTTCGTTGGCATTTGGAGGTGTGTGTCCCAAAGTCAAATGCACGATTTCAGTAATAGTAAACTTGCTTTTTGGCGAAGAGAGAAGGAAGGGAGAGAGCAACCCTTTTAGAACCAGTCCAAGTGTTGCTTTTCGTCTGGGTCTCGTCTGAAAAGGTGTGCTTTTTGGGATTTGCACTGATGGGATCGTGCCATCTCCGTCTCCATTTctgtttccttttcttcttcatacaTTTGGTTGCTCAAATCTTGGACGGCCACAGATGTAACATTTAAGTTTACGGGACAAAAGCAATAATTATATCAAGGGAAGATAAATTAGACAgtaagatttataatttaatttttaaatattattattattaataaattaatttttatattttttaaaaaattaaaaaaacaaaaaacataaGAAAAGTCGAAAAACAGAAGAAGTAAAGGAGGCGAttctagtttttctttttgtttttttcatcattttttcttttcttctttttcataatcaattttttttttaaggaaatgTAGAATATATTATTTGATTAACGAAATAgaagaataataatattttaataaatataaaaaaataaaaatattttaataagtttttaaaaatataaaaattaatttattattaataataatatctaataattaaaaaaaaaattatttgaaggtaaaattaaattttaaaaattttattacatcttttatttatttttacaggaaaaaaagataaaaaaaattattttattaataaaaaaatataaaaatattttaataaatttctaaaaatataaatttaaaaattaaatagtaaatttttcattaaatatttatatttagaatattaaaatatttattaatatattatttaaactaattataatttaattaaaaaaattactcaaaaatataattttaatttatatagttaTAATAAtcgatttataataattaaaatatacttaaatatataatatttattaaaccttaaataatactaaaaataacACTTATAATATCGAGTGCTCTTATGATAAAAAAGAGAGTAATATTTTCTAGCGTAATTCAATAGTTACCGTTTTGAATTATTGAGTCTTCATTTGAATATATAAACGTGACCAATTGATGGATGACTTGAGGAATGGACActtgagaaaataaataaaataaaattacacggTACGAAAgcaatttatttaaaagtaaGGCTGAATGCACTATTCGGTATTtgaattttagattaaaaaaaaaactagttgATTTTTCtgatattttcattattaatatttaataagtaTTATAATTGtatgattatttaatttctgCATATGGATGTGAGCTATGCAcgtgttaaaattttaaatattaaattttagagcCGCCCATTTATTAGTTAGAGAGTCTATTTATCTTGATAGATTCAATATTTGAATTGATATTCTTGATTGTCTCTTGATTTATTATTCTACAAGATAAATAAAGTTTTTCttaattgtttttaaaaaaaatttattgattaaaaaattataattttatttattatttaaaacataagaaaaattatttttattgttttataattaaataatataaagtttaattttaaatttatatatatataatattttactagACAATGATTATAAGTAATAATGAAGAGACTCATCAACTAATAGTATTCCAAAgtgtgattttaattaaaaatataaggtgcaatatctctcttttttttttctaattttaatagaaaaaaaggaATTAATTAAAGAAAGAGGTCCAATAACTGACATCCATCCTTTTCTCAGCAATCATTGTGTAAAATTACAAGCAATCCAATGAACATTGTCTAGAAATAAACTTCCATCTTCTGCAATCAAAGGAGAAATAGAGTGAGAGAAAGCAGCACCACCATCAATTATATTTCCTAAACAATTTTCTTATTTGATTCacaaacaaaacaaacatcacTGTTAATCTTTACACACAACCTGCCAGACTGCAGGGCTTTGGTTGTTAACTtatattaaaaatgtttttttttttctctctcaacTGGTCTGTAATAAAGCCTGAAAacccatttatttatttaaaaattaaaactccatttaaaataaaaaaaaactgtcAATAACTTGTAATTTATAGAAGTTTGCAATAATActatttatattgaaaattacCTATTAAACCCTGTACTTAATACATTTAACCAATTAAACCTATCCCTAAATTCAATCATGTTTGAAATT
Proteins encoded in this region:
- the LOC110623463 gene encoding protein DETOXIFICATION 21 isoform X2; the encoded protein is MEEEIKQKLLIEAEKPEHDEVPFKDKLWTETKKMWIVAGPAIFTRFSTFGISVISQAFVGHIGSTELAGYSLVVTVLLRFANGILLGMASALETLCGQSYGAKQYHMLGIYLQRSWIVLTMCAICLLPLFIFTTYILRALGQDESIVEVAGNISLWLIPVMFSFIPSFTCQMYLQAQSKNMIIAYLAAFSLSIHILLSWLLTVKYKFGIPGAMASTILAYWIPNIGQLAFVTCGGCPETWKGFSFLAFKDLFPIIKLSLSSGAMLCLELWYSTVLILLTGNMKNAEVSIDALAICLNINGWEMMISFGFLAAASVRVSNELGRGSSKDAKFSIVVTVLTSFIIGFILFLVFLSLRGKLAYLFTENPKVADAVSDLSPLLAFSILMNSIQPVLSGVAVGAGWQSIVAYVNIACYYLVGIPVGVVLGYVIHLQVKVSLARNRINKWYVADSEEQPNTQP
- the LOC110623463 gene encoding protein DETOXIFICATION 21 isoform X1, producing the protein MEEEIKQKLLIEAEKPEHDEVPFKDKLWTETKKMWIVAGPAIFTRFSTFGISVISQAFVGHIGSTELAGYSLVVTVLLRFANGILLGMASALETLCGQSYGAKQYHMLGIYLQRSWIVLTMCAICLLPLFIFTTYILRALGQDESIVEVAGNISLWLIPVMFSFIPSFTCQMYLQAQSKNMIIAYLAAFSLSIHILLSWLLTVKYKFGIPGAMASTILAYWIPNIGQLAFVTCGGCPETWKGFSFLAFKDLFPIIKLSLSSGAMLCLELWYSTVLILLTGNMKNAEVSIDALAICLNINGWEMMISFGFLAAASVRVSNELGRGSSKDAKFSIVVTVLTSFIIGFILFLVFLSLRGKLAYLFTENPKVADAVSDLSPLLAFSILMNSIQPVLSGVAVGAGWQSIVAYVNIACYYLVGIPVGVVLGYVIHLQVKGVWIGMLFGTFVQTIILIIVTCKTDWEKQVSLARNRINKWYVADSEEQPNTQP